The Bombus pyrosoma isolate SC7728 linkage group LG3, ASM1482585v1, whole genome shotgun sequence genome has a segment encoding these proteins:
- the LOC122566182 gene encoding protein transport protein Sec31A isoform X2 yields the protein MKIKELLKTVNVAWSPPAQHPILLAAGTAAQQLDASFNTSASLDLYSLNLQQPGYDLELKISVASDHRFHKIIWGSYGNNPAGIIVGGCDYGIIKIYSAAKMLANDNNYLISKTDRHTGPVRALDFNPFQANLLATGATENEIYIWDIVNTNSPMTPGVRSQPLEDVQHIAWNKQVQHILASTFSQRCTIWDLRKNEPIINLTDTNTKVRWKVVQWHPDVATQLCLASEDDQAPIIELWDLRFATSPLKTFQNHQRGVLSIAWNPHDSDLLLSCAKDNRILCWNPNSDAPNDEVICELAQTNQWIFDVSWCPRHPGLVVGSSFDGHAAVYSLLGGQQQMSAETSNKIVDSFPGMDPFTHAPPPVQTEPAVILTKAPKWLKRPFGASFGFGGKLIIFENGPVDPNLPPNSNKRVIISQVVTQPELIQRSNELEEVLKSEQYSDYCKGKVDNTTDIYRKKIWNCVGAYFSDNVTKNILNLLGYNIETMNNKLNQFISQEDVNSITEGVGNLNNVLNGNVIDGSMVFDAIAQESKKASITAAKNKNIQINVSDDEDGLITQAILLGNIEAAVSLCFANKRYADAVILSMAAGPDLLARTQYRYFSEHSGALNSLINSLVSENWADVVNNADINCWKEVLIGIFIHSNPQERSALCDMLGDRLASSDNVTLKEQAQICYICSGNLNKMVESSNVEIQEIVELVVIMQKALETQNIRDVQIEGKIANVLSRYADMLAAEGDLDSALNYLGNSQDEKVVMLKDRLMRALGYIEESKVMPKAPAMQNYYDRTRRSVTGVQGVQNPMSTGSTRPYFDSNIAAPTKQSFAPPPNQFNTQQQQQTFGISPLQPHVQSMQPVQSMQPMPPIPSMPYDQISHSYTSTSVSPSLPPPPPSSASSGIGSRPPSAGPPARSKYIIDPSVKSTSTYGQTGFHQQTSSYQQIPPVSGYSSSNMYQPQVPMPTNTYSGQNFVSNVKEAETFKPVQLSVLSPLQNPPQSQMYEPIRMQPIQQSQMYGSENQPPLDRSNIYQAPVQPAGWNDPPAAKPSRIQSKQDYQPQNPILHPLRGTQPQPEPNVLQHDKFYPDTQASYHPQQYHQNIPNQSNISQNIPNMAAQYAKPMEPTPPVAIARTPEPEKPKPPIPEQHMHLKTVFDELKNQCFENAKNPQIKRKIADVSRKLEVLYDCLRENKLSQNSLQGLHQISQMIQSGNYTGGLDLHTQLVSGPDFSQIASFMPGIKVLFLIALQLNVYIR from the exons ATGAAGATTAAGGAGTTACTCAAGACTGTCAATGTAGCATGGTCACCACCGGCTCAGCATCCTATATTATTGGCTGCAGGAACTGCAGCCCAACAACTTGATGCAAGTTTTAACACATCTGCCAGCTTGGATTTATATTCCTTAAATTTACAACAACCTGGATATGATTTGGAGCTTAAGATCAGTGTTGCAAGTGACCATAG atttcataaaataatatgggGTTCATATGGTAATAATCCAGCTGGTATAATTGTTGGAGGCTGTGATTATGGCATTATAAAGATTTATTCAGCTGCTAAAATGTTAgctaatgataataattacttGATAAGTAAAACAGACAGACATACAGGTCCAGTTAGAGCACTTGATTTTAATCCCTTTCAAGCAAATTTGTTAGCAACTGGTGCaacagaaaatgaaatttatatatgggATATTGTTAACACAAATTCTCCCATGACTCCTGGAGTCAGAAGTCAACCACTGGAAGATGTCCAACACATTGCTTGGAACAAGCAAG TGCAACATATCCTTGCTTCCACGTTTTCACAACGATGTACTATATGGGATTTGAGAAAAAATGAGCCAATTATCAACTTAACAGATACAAATACAAAG gtAAGATGGAAAGTAGTTCAGTGGCATCCAGATGTTGCAACACAGTTGTGCTTAGCATCAGAAGATGATCAGGCTCCTATAATTGAATTATGGGATTTGAGATTTGCAACATCACCCTTGAAAACATTCCAAAATCACCAACGTGGTGTCCTATCAATTGCATGGAATCCACATGATTCAGATTTACTCTTAAGTTGTGCCAAAGATAATAGGATATTGTGTTGGAATCCTAATTCAGATGCACCA AATGATGAAGTAATTTGTGAATTGGCACAAACAAATCAGTGGATTTTTGATGTCTCGTGGTGTCCGAGACATCCTGGGTTAGTTGTGGGATCTAGCTTTGATGGGCATGCAGCAGTTTACTCTTTATTGGGAGGACAACAACAAATGTCAGCAGAAACATCTAACAAAATTGTAGATTCCTTCCCTGGAATGGATCCTTTCACGCATGCACCACCTCCTGTACAGACAGAACCAGCAGTCATCTTGACAAAAGCTCCAAAATGGTTAAAAAGGCCATTTGGAGCATCCTTTGGT tttggtggtaaattgataatatttgaaaatggaCCTGTAGATCCTAATTTACCTCCAAATTCAAACAAAAGGGTGATAATATCACAAGTGGTTACACAACCAGAATTAATTCAACGTTCAAATGAGTTGGAGGAAGTTCTTAAAAGTGAGCAATATAGTGATTATTGCAAAGGCAAAGTTGACAATACTACtgatatatatagaaaaaagatatgGAATTGTGTGGGAGCATATTTTAGTGACAATGTGACAAagaatatattgaatttacTTGGTTATAACATAGaaacaatgaataataaattaaatcaattcaTTTCACAAGAAGATGTTAATAGTATTACAGAAGGAGTTGGTAACTTGAATAAT GTACTTAATGGAAACGTTATTGATGGAAGCATGGTGTTCGATGCTATTGCACAGGAATCTAAGAAAGCATCAATAACTgctgcaaaaaataaaaacattcaaATTAATGTGTCAGATG ATGAGGATGGGCTTATAACTCAAGCAATCCTCTTAGGAAATATAGAAGCAGCTGTGTCGTTGTGCTTTGCAAATAAAAGGTACGCAGATGCGGTCATTCTTTCAATGGCTGCTGGACCTGATTTGTTAGCACGTACCCAGTACAGATACTTTTCAGAACATTCTGGAGCTCTCAATTCTCTTATCAATTCATTAGTTAGTGAAAATTGGGCTGATGTTGTTAACAATGCTGATATAAATTGCTGGAAAGAAGTATtgattggaatatttattcattccaATCCACAAGAACGATCTGCTTTGTGCG ATATGCTTGGAGATCGTTTAGCATCATCTGACAATGTAACACTTAAAGAACAAGctcaaatttgttatatttgttctggtaatttgaataaaatggTTGAATCTTCCAATGTTGAAATTCAGGAAATAGTAGAGCTAGTAGTTATAATGCAGAAAGCATTAGAGACGCAAAATATTAGGGACGTACaaatagaaggaaaaattgCCAACGTTTTGTCTCGTTATGCTGACATGTTAGCGGCCGAAGGAGATCTCGATTCTGCACTAAATTATTTGGGAAATAGTCAAGATGAAAAAGTCGTAATGTTAAAAGATCGCTTGATGCGGGCTTTAGGTTATATTGAAGAATCGAAAGTCATGCCAAAAGCACCAGcaatgcaaaattattacgatCGAACCAGAAGATCTGTAACTGGCGTACAAGGTGTACAAAATCCAATGTCTACTGGATCAACAAGACCCTATTTCGATTCAAACATTGCTGCTCCAACGAAACAATCTTTCGCACCTCCCCCAAATCAATTCAATActcaacagcaacaacaaacGTTTGGAATATCTCCGCTTCAACCACATGTACAATCAATGCAACCTGTACAATCTATGCAACCTATGCCACCTATACCATCTATGCCATATGATCAAATATCTCATTCTTACACTTCAACATCCGTTTCTCCATCACTTCCACCACCACCTCCTTCAAGCGCATCAAGCGGAATCGGATCTCGACCACCTAGCGCCGGACCTCCAGCGagatcaaaatatataatagatcCGTCTGTTAAATCTACTTCAACATACGGACAAACTGGTTTTCATCAACAAACATCGTCGTATCAACAAATACCTCCAGTATCAGGCTATTCTTCATCAAATATGTACCAACCACAAGTTCCTATGCCGACGAACACGTATTCCGGACAAAATTTCGTATCAAATGTTAAAGAAGCAGAAACTTTTAAGCCAGTTCAACTTAGTGTATTGTCGCCACTGCAAAATCCACCGCAAAGTCAAATGTATGAACCAATTAGAATGCAACCAATTCAGCAGTCTCAAATGTATGGAAGCGAAAATCAGCCACCATTGGATCGCTCAAACATCTATCAAGCACCGGTACAGCCTGCTGGATGGAACGATCCACCTGCTGCAAAGCCCTCTAGGATACAG TCAAAACAAGATTATCAGCCACAAAACCCGATTTTACATCCATTGAGAGGAACCCAACCGCAGCCCGAACCAAAT GTATTGCAACACGACAAATTTTATCCGGATACACAAGCATCTTACCATCCGCAGCAATATCATCAGAATATTCCAAATCAATCCAATATCAGTCAGAATATTCCAAATATGGCTGCTCAATATGCAAAACCAATGGAGCCTACGCCACCGGTCGCAATTGCCAGAACACCGGAACCGGAAAAGCCAAAACCACCTATTCCGGAACAGCATATGCACTTAAAAACAGTAttcgatgaattaaaaaatcagtGCTTTGAAAACGCCAAGAATCCA caAATTAAACGCAAAATAGCAGATGTATCCAGAAAACTCGAAGTTTTATACGATTGCCTTAGAGAGAATAAG CTGTCACAGAATTCTTTACAAGGATTACATCAAATATCACAGATGATACAGAGTGGAAACTATACTGGAGGTTTAGATCTTCATACACAATTAGTTTCAGGTCCAGATTTTAGCCAGATAGCTTCTTTCATGCCTGGTATTAAAGTATTATTCCTAATCGCTCTTCAATTGAATGTCTATATTAGATAG
- the LOC122566185 gene encoding polypeptide N-acetylgalactosaminyltransferase 13 isoform X1 has product MWPRLRKSCRAWSIILSIALLMGIFFVWPWKRRENEDSPNDYVSLRLLDNQRDYIDRKGVHVVVGHYIGDSVDPMKTPNITKDLINKNMFDPRPFEGKNGNPVLVPAKDFYKMQQLFQINRFNLMASDRIPLNRSLPDVRRKGCITRYMNVGNLPKTSIIIVFHNEAWSTLLRTVYSVINRSPRHLLEEIILVDDNSDRDFLKDALDEHVKNLKVSTKVLRSRKRIGLVNARLLGANRAKGEVLTFLDAHCECTVGWLEPLLEAVAKNRTRVVSPVIDIINDDTFSYTRSFELHWGAFNWDLHFRWLTLNGRLLKERRENIVEPFRTPAMAGGLFSMNRNYFFELGSYDDQMKIWGGENLELSFRVWQCGGSIEIAPCSHVGHLFRKSSPYTFPGGVGEILYGNLARVALVWMDEWAEFYFKFNTEAARLRDKQPVRGRLELRKRLRCKNFEWYLNNIWPEHFFPKNDRFFGRILHISSNKCIMRPTAKGTYSQPSGYAVLETCLPRPILSQMFVMTTDGIIMTDESVCLDAPDHDTRHKTPKVKIMACSGHNRQKWRYDEQSKTFVHVSSEMCLQSTNDEGPVIAACTKNIDQKWLLESIPWK; this is encoded by the exons ATGTGGCCACGATTGAGAAAGTCATGTCGCGCGTGGTCAATCATTCTCTCGATTGCTCTTTTGATGGGAATATTCTTCGTTTGGCCATGGAAAAGGCGAGAGAACGAAGATTCTCCTAACGATTACGTTTCACTTCG GCTCTTAGACAATCAAAGAGATTACATAGATCGTAAAGGAGTACATGTAGTAGTGGGACATTATATTGGTGATTCCGTGGATCCAATGAAAACTCCGAATATTACGAAAG ATCtcattaacaaaaatatgtttgatcCACGGCCATTTGAGGGAAAGAATGGCAATCCGGTTCTTGTACCGGCGAAAgacttttataaaatgcaGCAGCTTTTTCAAATCAATCGATTTAATTTGATGGCTAGCGATAGAATACCATTGAATCGATCTCTACCAGATGTTAGAAGAAAAGG GTGCATAACACGATATATGAACGTAGGTAACTTACCGAAAACGTCGATAATTATCGTTTTCCATAACGAAGCTTGGAGTACGTTACTCAGGACTGTATATAGCGTAATTAATAGATCGCCAAGGCATTTGttagaagaaattattctcGTCGATGACAATAGTGACAGAg ATTTTTTGAAGGACGCGTTAGATGAACATgtaaagaatttaaaagtttccaCTAAGGTTCTTCGTTCCAGGAAACGTATAGGATTAGTGAACGCGAGGCTTCTAGGTGCCAACAGAGCCAAAGGCGAAGTCCTCACATTCCTTGACGCACATTGCGAATGCACGGTTG GATGGTTGGAACCCTTACTTGAAGCGGTTGCTAAGAATAGAACCAGGGTAGTATCACCTgttatcgatataataaatgacGATACCTTCAGTTACACACG GTCCTTTGAGTTACACTGGGGTGCATTTAATTGGGATTTGCATTTTCGCTGGCTAACGTTAAACGGTCGATTGTTGAAGGAGAGGCGTGAAAATATCGTCGAACCATTCAGAACACCCGCCATGGCCGGAGGATTGTTCTCTATGAATCGAAATTACTTTTTTGAACTAGGCAGTTACGAcgatcaaatgaaaatttgggGCGGTGAAAATTTGGAACTATCTTTTCGAGTATGGCAATGCGGCGGTAGCATCGAGATTGCCCCCTGCTCTCATGTGGGGCATCTCTTTCGAAAATCATCACCGTATACGTTCCCAGGCGGTGTCGGAGAGATTCTGTATGGGAATCTCGCTAGAGTAGCCTTGGTTTGGATGGACGAATGggcagaattttattttaaatttaatacag AGGCAGCTAGATTAAGAGACAAACAACCAGTTCGAGGTAGATTGGAATTACGTAAGAGGCTACGATGCAAGAACTTTGAGTGGTATCTGAATAATATATGGCCAGAACATTTCTTTCCGAAAAACGACCGTTTCTTTGGACGG attttgcatatttcatcGAACAAATGCATTATGCGACCAACCGCGAAAGGGACGTATTCTCAACCCTCGGGATATGCAGTCCTTGAAACGTGCCTTCCACGACCAATACTTAGTCAAATGTTTGTGATGACGACGGATGGAATTATAATGACCGATGAGAGCGTCTGCTTGGATGCACCCGACCATGACACCCGGCACAAGACACCAAAGGTTAAGATAATGGCGTGTAGCGGCCACAATAGACAAAAATGGCGATACGACGAACAA TCAAAGACTTTTGTGCACGTATCTTCCGAAATGTGTTTGCAATCAACGAACGACGAGGGTCCTGTGATAGCAGCTTGTACAAAAAACATCGATCAGAAATGGTTATTGGAATCAATTCCTTGGAAATAA
- the LOC122566185 gene encoding polypeptide N-acetylgalactosaminyltransferase 3 isoform X2 produces the protein MKTPNITKDLINKNMFDPRPFEGKNGNPVLVPAKDFYKMQQLFQINRFNLMASDRIPLNRSLPDVRRKGCITRYMNVGNLPKTSIIIVFHNEAWSTLLRTVYSVINRSPRHLLEEIILVDDNSDRDFLKDALDEHVKNLKVSTKVLRSRKRIGLVNARLLGANRAKGEVLTFLDAHCECTVGWLEPLLEAVAKNRTRVVSPVIDIINDDTFSYTRSFELHWGAFNWDLHFRWLTLNGRLLKERRENIVEPFRTPAMAGGLFSMNRNYFFELGSYDDQMKIWGGENLELSFRVWQCGGSIEIAPCSHVGHLFRKSSPYTFPGGVGEILYGNLARVALVWMDEWAEFYFKFNTEAARLRDKQPVRGRLELRKRLRCKNFEWYLNNIWPEHFFPKNDRFFGRILHISSNKCIMRPTAKGTYSQPSGYAVLETCLPRPILSQMFVMTTDGIIMTDESVCLDAPDHDTRHKTPKVKIMACSGHNRQKWRYDEQSKTFVHVSSEMCLQSTNDEGPVIAACTKNIDQKWLLESIPWK, from the exons ATGAAAACTCCGAATATTACGAAAG ATCtcattaacaaaaatatgtttgatcCACGGCCATTTGAGGGAAAGAATGGCAATCCGGTTCTTGTACCGGCGAAAgacttttataaaatgcaGCAGCTTTTTCAAATCAATCGATTTAATTTGATGGCTAGCGATAGAATACCATTGAATCGATCTCTACCAGATGTTAGAAGAAAAGG GTGCATAACACGATATATGAACGTAGGTAACTTACCGAAAACGTCGATAATTATCGTTTTCCATAACGAAGCTTGGAGTACGTTACTCAGGACTGTATATAGCGTAATTAATAGATCGCCAAGGCATTTGttagaagaaattattctcGTCGATGACAATAGTGACAGAg ATTTTTTGAAGGACGCGTTAGATGAACATgtaaagaatttaaaagtttccaCTAAGGTTCTTCGTTCCAGGAAACGTATAGGATTAGTGAACGCGAGGCTTCTAGGTGCCAACAGAGCCAAAGGCGAAGTCCTCACATTCCTTGACGCACATTGCGAATGCACGGTTG GATGGTTGGAACCCTTACTTGAAGCGGTTGCTAAGAATAGAACCAGGGTAGTATCACCTgttatcgatataataaatgacGATACCTTCAGTTACACACG GTCCTTTGAGTTACACTGGGGTGCATTTAATTGGGATTTGCATTTTCGCTGGCTAACGTTAAACGGTCGATTGTTGAAGGAGAGGCGTGAAAATATCGTCGAACCATTCAGAACACCCGCCATGGCCGGAGGATTGTTCTCTATGAATCGAAATTACTTTTTTGAACTAGGCAGTTACGAcgatcaaatgaaaatttgggGCGGTGAAAATTTGGAACTATCTTTTCGAGTATGGCAATGCGGCGGTAGCATCGAGATTGCCCCCTGCTCTCATGTGGGGCATCTCTTTCGAAAATCATCACCGTATACGTTCCCAGGCGGTGTCGGAGAGATTCTGTATGGGAATCTCGCTAGAGTAGCCTTGGTTTGGATGGACGAATGggcagaattttattttaaatttaatacag AGGCAGCTAGATTAAGAGACAAACAACCAGTTCGAGGTAGATTGGAATTACGTAAGAGGCTACGATGCAAGAACTTTGAGTGGTATCTGAATAATATATGGCCAGAACATTTCTTTCCGAAAAACGACCGTTTCTTTGGACGG attttgcatatttcatcGAACAAATGCATTATGCGACCAACCGCGAAAGGGACGTATTCTCAACCCTCGGGATATGCAGTCCTTGAAACGTGCCTTCCACGACCAATACTTAGTCAAATGTTTGTGATGACGACGGATGGAATTATAATGACCGATGAGAGCGTCTGCTTGGATGCACCCGACCATGACACCCGGCACAAGACACCAAAGGTTAAGATAATGGCGTGTAGCGGCCACAATAGACAAAAATGGCGATACGACGAACAA TCAAAGACTTTTGTGCACGTATCTTCCGAAATGTGTTTGCAATCAACGAACGACGAGGGTCCTGTGATAGCAGCTTGTACAAAAAACATCGATCAGAAATGGTTATTGGAATCAATTCCTTGGAAATAA
- the LOC122566182 gene encoding protein transport protein Sec31A isoform X1, protein MKIKELLKTVNVAWSPPAQHPILLAAGTAAQQLDASFNTSASLDLYSLNLQQPGYDLELKISVASDHRFHKIIWGSYGNNPAGIIVGGCDYGIIKIYSAAKMLANDNNYLISKTDRHTGPVRALDFNPFQANLLATGATENEIYIWDIVNTNSPMTPGVRSQPLEDVQHIAWNKQVQHILASTFSQRCTIWDLRKNEPIINLTDTNTKVRWKVVQWHPDVATQLCLASEDDQAPIIELWDLRFATSPLKTFQNHQRGVLSIAWNPHDSDLLLSCAKDNRILCWNPNSDAPNDEVICELAQTNQWIFDVSWCPRHPGLVVGSSFDGHAAVYSLLGGQQQMSAETSNKIVDSFPGMDPFTHAPPPVQTEPAVILTKAPKWLKRPFGASFGFGGKLIIFENGPVDPNLPPNSNKRVIISQVVTQPELIQRSNELEEVLKSEQYSDYCKGKVDNTTDIYRKKIWNCVGAYFSDNVTKNILNLLGYNIETMNNKLNQFISQEDVNSITEGVGNLNNVLNGNVIDGSMVFDAIAQESKKASITAAKNKNIQINVSDDEDGLITQAILLGNIEAAVSLCFANKRYADAVILSMAAGPDLLARTQYRYFSEHSGALNSLINSLVSENWADVVNNADINCWKEVLIGIFIHSNPQERSALCDMLGDRLASSDNVTLKEQAQICYICSGNLNKMVESSNVEIQEIVELVVIMQKALETQNIRDVQIEGKIANVLSRYADMLAAEGDLDSALNYLGNSQDEKVVMLKDRLMRALGYIEESKVMPKAPAMQNYYDRTRRSVTGVQGVQNPMSTGSTRPYFDSNIAAPTKQSFAPPPNQFNTQQQQQTFGISPLQPHVQSMQPVQSMQPMPPIPSMPYDQISHSYTSTSVSPSLPPPPPSSASSGIGSRPPSAGPPARSKYIIDPSVKSTSTYGQTGFHQQTSSYQQIPPVSGYSSSNMYQPQVPMPTNTYSGQNFVSNVKEAETFKPVQLSVLSPLQNPPQSQMYEPIRMQPIQQSQMYGSENQPPLDRSNIYQAPVQPAGWNDPPAAKPSRIQPVLALCNKNEMSADHAGTRKWKAKYSKNMNIKSKQDYQPQNPILHPLRGTQPQPEPNVLQHDKFYPDTQASYHPQQYHQNIPNQSNISQNIPNMAAQYAKPMEPTPPVAIARTPEPEKPKPPIPEQHMHLKTVFDELKNQCFENAKNPQIKRKIADVSRKLEVLYDCLRENKLSQNSLQGLHQISQMIQSGNYTGGLDLHTQLVSGPDFSQIASFMPGIKVLFLIALQLNVYIR, encoded by the exons ATGAAGATTAAGGAGTTACTCAAGACTGTCAATGTAGCATGGTCACCACCGGCTCAGCATCCTATATTATTGGCTGCAGGAACTGCAGCCCAACAACTTGATGCAAGTTTTAACACATCTGCCAGCTTGGATTTATATTCCTTAAATTTACAACAACCTGGATATGATTTGGAGCTTAAGATCAGTGTTGCAAGTGACCATAG atttcataaaataatatgggGTTCATATGGTAATAATCCAGCTGGTATAATTGTTGGAGGCTGTGATTATGGCATTATAAAGATTTATTCAGCTGCTAAAATGTTAgctaatgataataattacttGATAAGTAAAACAGACAGACATACAGGTCCAGTTAGAGCACTTGATTTTAATCCCTTTCAAGCAAATTTGTTAGCAACTGGTGCaacagaaaatgaaatttatatatgggATATTGTTAACACAAATTCTCCCATGACTCCTGGAGTCAGAAGTCAACCACTGGAAGATGTCCAACACATTGCTTGGAACAAGCAAG TGCAACATATCCTTGCTTCCACGTTTTCACAACGATGTACTATATGGGATTTGAGAAAAAATGAGCCAATTATCAACTTAACAGATACAAATACAAAG gtAAGATGGAAAGTAGTTCAGTGGCATCCAGATGTTGCAACACAGTTGTGCTTAGCATCAGAAGATGATCAGGCTCCTATAATTGAATTATGGGATTTGAGATTTGCAACATCACCCTTGAAAACATTCCAAAATCACCAACGTGGTGTCCTATCAATTGCATGGAATCCACATGATTCAGATTTACTCTTAAGTTGTGCCAAAGATAATAGGATATTGTGTTGGAATCCTAATTCAGATGCACCA AATGATGAAGTAATTTGTGAATTGGCACAAACAAATCAGTGGATTTTTGATGTCTCGTGGTGTCCGAGACATCCTGGGTTAGTTGTGGGATCTAGCTTTGATGGGCATGCAGCAGTTTACTCTTTATTGGGAGGACAACAACAAATGTCAGCAGAAACATCTAACAAAATTGTAGATTCCTTCCCTGGAATGGATCCTTTCACGCATGCACCACCTCCTGTACAGACAGAACCAGCAGTCATCTTGACAAAAGCTCCAAAATGGTTAAAAAGGCCATTTGGAGCATCCTTTGGT tttggtggtaaattgataatatttgaaaatggaCCTGTAGATCCTAATTTACCTCCAAATTCAAACAAAAGGGTGATAATATCACAAGTGGTTACACAACCAGAATTAATTCAACGTTCAAATGAGTTGGAGGAAGTTCTTAAAAGTGAGCAATATAGTGATTATTGCAAAGGCAAAGTTGACAATACTACtgatatatatagaaaaaagatatgGAATTGTGTGGGAGCATATTTTAGTGACAATGTGACAAagaatatattgaatttacTTGGTTATAACATAGaaacaatgaataataaattaaatcaattcaTTTCACAAGAAGATGTTAATAGTATTACAGAAGGAGTTGGTAACTTGAATAAT GTACTTAATGGAAACGTTATTGATGGAAGCATGGTGTTCGATGCTATTGCACAGGAATCTAAGAAAGCATCAATAACTgctgcaaaaaataaaaacattcaaATTAATGTGTCAGATG ATGAGGATGGGCTTATAACTCAAGCAATCCTCTTAGGAAATATAGAAGCAGCTGTGTCGTTGTGCTTTGCAAATAAAAGGTACGCAGATGCGGTCATTCTTTCAATGGCTGCTGGACCTGATTTGTTAGCACGTACCCAGTACAGATACTTTTCAGAACATTCTGGAGCTCTCAATTCTCTTATCAATTCATTAGTTAGTGAAAATTGGGCTGATGTTGTTAACAATGCTGATATAAATTGCTGGAAAGAAGTATtgattggaatatttattcattccaATCCACAAGAACGATCTGCTTTGTGCG ATATGCTTGGAGATCGTTTAGCATCATCTGACAATGTAACACTTAAAGAACAAGctcaaatttgttatatttgttctggtaatttgaataaaatggTTGAATCTTCCAATGTTGAAATTCAGGAAATAGTAGAGCTAGTAGTTATAATGCAGAAAGCATTAGAGACGCAAAATATTAGGGACGTACaaatagaaggaaaaattgCCAACGTTTTGTCTCGTTATGCTGACATGTTAGCGGCCGAAGGAGATCTCGATTCTGCACTAAATTATTTGGGAAATAGTCAAGATGAAAAAGTCGTAATGTTAAAAGATCGCTTGATGCGGGCTTTAGGTTATATTGAAGAATCGAAAGTCATGCCAAAAGCACCAGcaatgcaaaattattacgatCGAACCAGAAGATCTGTAACTGGCGTACAAGGTGTACAAAATCCAATGTCTACTGGATCAACAAGACCCTATTTCGATTCAAACATTGCTGCTCCAACGAAACAATCTTTCGCACCTCCCCCAAATCAATTCAATActcaacagcaacaacaaacGTTTGGAATATCTCCGCTTCAACCACATGTACAATCAATGCAACCTGTACAATCTATGCAACCTATGCCACCTATACCATCTATGCCATATGATCAAATATCTCATTCTTACACTTCAACATCCGTTTCTCCATCACTTCCACCACCACCTCCTTCAAGCGCATCAAGCGGAATCGGATCTCGACCACCTAGCGCCGGACCTCCAGCGagatcaaaatatataatagatcCGTCTGTTAAATCTACTTCAACATACGGACAAACTGGTTTTCATCAACAAACATCGTCGTATCAACAAATACCTCCAGTATCAGGCTATTCTTCATCAAATATGTACCAACCACAAGTTCCTATGCCGACGAACACGTATTCCGGACAAAATTTCGTATCAAATGTTAAAGAAGCAGAAACTTTTAAGCCAGTTCAACTTAGTGTATTGTCGCCACTGCAAAATCCACCGCAAAGTCAAATGTATGAACCAATTAGAATGCAACCAATTCAGCAGTCTCAAATGTATGGAAGCGAAAATCAGCCACCATTGGATCGCTCAAACATCTATCAAGCACCGGTACAGCCTGCTGGATGGAACGATCCACCTGCTGCAAAGCCCTCTAGGATACAG cCAGTACTAGCATTATgcaacaaaaatgaaatgtctGCGGATCATGCTGGTACCAGGAAGTGGAAagcaaaatattcgaagaatatgaatattaag TCAAAACAAGATTATCAGCCACAAAACCCGATTTTACATCCATTGAGAGGAACCCAACCGCAGCCCGAACCAAAT GTATTGCAACACGACAAATTTTATCCGGATACACAAGCATCTTACCATCCGCAGCAATATCATCAGAATATTCCAAATCAATCCAATATCAGTCAGAATATTCCAAATATGGCTGCTCAATATGCAAAACCAATGGAGCCTACGCCACCGGTCGCAATTGCCAGAACACCGGAACCGGAAAAGCCAAAACCACCTATTCCGGAACAGCATATGCACTTAAAAACAGTAttcgatgaattaaaaaatcagtGCTTTGAAAACGCCAAGAATCCA caAATTAAACGCAAAATAGCAGATGTATCCAGAAAACTCGAAGTTTTATACGATTGCCTTAGAGAGAATAAG CTGTCACAGAATTCTTTACAAGGATTACATCAAATATCACAGATGATACAGAGTGGAAACTATACTGGAGGTTTAGATCTTCATACACAATTAGTTTCAGGTCCAGATTTTAGCCAGATAGCTTCTTTCATGCCTGGTATTAAAGTATTATTCCTAATCGCTCTTCAATTGAATGTCTATATTAGATAG